The Deltaproteobacteria bacterium genome has a segment encoding these proteins:
- the dacB gene encoding D-alanyl-D-alanine carboxypeptidase/D-alanyl-D-alanine-endopeptidase, with protein MRNFSPRRWCAAVMIVLVFASLAAAAKPKAKAKAKPADKGPAAASATTVEGVLGSAELAGAKVGIVVQSLADGRVLLSKNPDQPLIPASTNKVVTGAAALDVLGPKYQFKTEIYIDGKMSADGTVNGNIYVKGTGDPSTTIEETWLIAHRVWGHGVRAVTGDVIADDSRFSPERWYGRDVWNYASPASYTQPMGALAFNYNTVQAHVAPASDEGAKAHVTLEPDNSYYQLDNQVTTCAKCKSVLSMRVEGRTATVTGQIAAGAEPWTTFQPVGEPAEFAAAAFKSLIEKEGVKVAGAARRGEVPAGARVLFRHESRDLSLIVRYMMRWSNNFAAEQLFKAVGAHASGAQGSRETGAAAVEEFMTRNGLWREGVVIADGSGLSKLNRQTPSSLVAILAWAANRPEVFPELVESMAVAGSDGTLRKRFRGTPLDGRVRAKTGYVGGVICLAGYAWSPRGEPFAFAMMVNNPGPGSSVGGVRNAIDRILVLLLS; from the coding sequence ATGAGGAATTTTTCGCCGCGTCGCTGGTGCGCGGCCGTGATGATCGTGCTCGTGTTCGCGTCGCTCGCGGCGGCGGCCAAGCCCAAGGCCAAGGCCAAGGCCAAGCCTGCGGACAAGGGTCCCGCGGCGGCGAGCGCCACCACGGTCGAGGGCGTGCTGGGGAGCGCCGAGCTGGCCGGGGCGAAGGTCGGCATTGTCGTGCAGAGCCTGGCCGATGGACGCGTGCTGCTCTCGAAAAACCCGGACCAGCCGCTCATCCCCGCGTCCACCAACAAGGTGGTCACGGGAGCCGCGGCGCTCGATGTGCTGGGCCCCAAATACCAGTTCAAGACCGAGATCTACATCGACGGCAAGATGTCCGCCGACGGCACGGTGAACGGAAACATCTACGTGAAGGGCACGGGCGATCCCTCGACCACCATCGAAGAGACGTGGCTGATCGCGCACCGCGTGTGGGGCCACGGCGTGCGCGCGGTGACCGGCGACGTCATCGCCGACGACTCGCGATTCTCGCCCGAGCGCTGGTACGGCCGCGACGTGTGGAACTACGCGAGCCCGGCCTCGTACACGCAGCCCATGGGCGCGCTCGCCTTCAACTACAACACCGTGCAGGCGCACGTGGCCCCCGCGTCGGACGAGGGCGCGAAGGCGCACGTCACGCTGGAGCCCGACAACAGCTACTACCAACTCGACAATCAGGTGACGACCTGCGCCAAGTGCAAGTCGGTGCTGTCGATGCGCGTCGAGGGGCGCACCGCGACGGTGACCGGCCAGATCGCGGCGGGCGCGGAACCATGGACGACGTTCCAACCGGTCGGCGAGCCCGCGGAGTTCGCCGCCGCCGCCTTCAAGTCGCTCATCGAAAAAGAAGGCGTGAAGGTGGCGGGCGCGGCGCGGCGCGGCGAGGTCCCCGCCGGGGCGCGAGTGCTGTTCCGCCACGAGAGCCGCGACCTGTCGCTCATCGTGCGTTACATGATGCGCTGGTCGAACAACTTCGCGGCGGAACAGCTCTTCAAGGCCGTCGGCGCGCACGCGTCGGGCGCGCAGGGTTCGCGCGAAACGGGCGCGGCGGCGGTCGAGGAATTCATGACGCGTAACGGCCTGTGGCGCGAGGGTGTGGTGATCGCCGACGGCTCGGGCCTGTCCAAGCTCAATCGTCAGACGCCGTCGTCGCTCGTCGCCATTCTCGCATGGGCGGCGAACCGTCCCGAGGTCTTCCCCGAACTCGTCGAGTCCATGGCGGTCGCGGGATCCGACGGCACCCTGCGCAAGCGTTTTCGCGGAACGCCGCTCGACGGCCGCGTACGCGCCAAGACCGGCTACGTCGGCGGCGTCATCTGTCTCGCCGGCTACGCGTGGAGCCCGCGCGGCGAACCCTTCGCCTTCGCGATGATGGTCAACAACCCTGGTCCCGGCTCGTCGGTCGGCGGCGTGCGCAACGCCATCGACCGCATCCTCGTGCTGCTGCTGTCCTAG
- a CDS encoding glycosyltransferase family protein, with translation MQKGMKIGAVIQARVGSSRFPRKVFADICGRPLLGHILDRLKRCTTLDRIVIATSTQPGDAELLDFAKAEGVESFAGDENDVQKRYIDAAQKFGLDIVVRICGDSPFIDPKMTDRLVTELVAANADYAEPDPEIPGAYEGAEAVTLAALLRARELGDNGPDREHVTWYIRRHEAEFKVIHPKPDPATHGKWRLSIDTRADLDFVRSVFGTLYKPGDVFDAAALAALLREQPVLALLNAHVRQKPADLTSPHVGLYVETDHDISAAVSLARRLNEWHHCGVRFLGPFDESKRVSFAAMGYGAQRLASLADEAALAGAIEHGRLAAIVAPARVLERATRHDWPLPMLSTLATPEQIASAARSH, from the coding sequence ATGCAAAAAGGAATGAAAATCGGCGCCGTCATTCAGGCGCGCGTGGGTTCGTCGCGTTTTCCGCGAAAGGTCTTCGCCGACATTTGCGGCCGTCCCCTGCTCGGCCACATTCTCGATCGCCTGAAGCGCTGTACGACATTGGACCGCATCGTCATCGCCACATCCACGCAGCCCGGCGACGCCGAGCTGCTCGATTTCGCCAAAGCCGAGGGCGTGGAGTCCTTCGCGGGCGACGAAAACGACGTGCAGAAGCGCTACATCGACGCTGCCCAGAAGTTCGGCCTCGACATCGTCGTGCGCATCTGCGGCGACTCGCCCTTCATCGATCCGAAGATGACCGACCGCCTCGTGACCGAGCTGGTCGCCGCGAACGCGGACTACGCCGAGCCCGATCCCGAGATCCCCGGTGCGTACGAGGGCGCGGAGGCCGTGACGCTTGCAGCCCTCCTTCGCGCGCGCGAACTCGGCGACAACGGCCCCGACCGCGAGCACGTGACGTGGTACATCCGGCGGCACGAAGCCGAGTTCAAGGTGATCCACCCCAAACCAGACCCCGCGACGCACGGCAAATGGCGGCTTTCCATCGACACCCGCGCCGACCTGGATTTCGTGCGCTCGGTGTTCGGCACGCTCTACAAGCCCGGTGACGTGTTCGACGCCGCCGCGCTCGCCGCGCTTCTGCGCGAGCAGCCGGTCTTGGCCCTCCTCAATGCGCACGTGCGTCAGAAGCCCGCCGACCTGACCAGCCCGCACGTCGGCCTCTACGTCGAGACCGATCACGACATCTCGGCGGCGGTGTCGCTCGCACGGCGGCTGAACGAGTGGCACCACTGCGGGGTGCGTTTCCTGGGTCCCTTCGACGAATCGAAGCGCGTCTCGTTCGCGGCGATGGGCTACGGCGCCCAGCGCCTCGCGTCGCTCGCCGACGAAGCGGCGCTGGCGGGCGCGATCGAGCACGGCCGACTCGCGGCGATCGTCGCCCCGGCCCGCGTGCTGGAGCGCGCGACGCGCCACGACTGGCCGCTGCCCATGCTCTCCACGCTGGCGACGCCGGAGCAGATCGCCTCGGCGGCGCGCAGCCATTAG